DNA from Thermodesulfatator atlanticus DSM 21156:
GAGCCTCTTTTACAAGGGGGCCTTTATAGTTGGCATAAATTAGTTTTATTTTGTAGCCCTCAAAGGGACAGCGTGCGGCAAGCTCTTTTTCTTCAGGGAACATGTTGAGAACTTTTTTTATTTCTGAAATAGCAATTTCCCCGCGAGCTTCGATTAGATTCAAAAAATATGGTTTAGAGGAAGTATCTAAAGAACCAGAAAGAGTAAGTACACTTTGGGGAAAGCGGATATTTACACCGCTTAAAGAGACTTTCTTCCGGGCATAGGAGATTTTTCCGGCATTTAAGGTGGCAGGAAGGGGAAACCTTCGGTATTCAAGGAAAAGATTCCTAGGGGTAAAGGCAAAAGAGATGTCTGGTTGCTTAAGGGTGCCCGCTATGTCAGCCTCACCTGAAAGCTCTCCCTTTCCCTTTAAGATTTTCAGTTCGCTTTCTATGGTGTCTGGTAAAGGTAAGGAATAAAGAAAGGCCATAAGATCTGAAAAGTTAGTGTCAAAGTCTCCCGTAAAAATAAGGGGCGAAGTGTGGTCTTTTAGTTTTCTTAAGTTGAGTTCGAGGGCGACGTTTGAAAGTCTCGTCTTAAGAAAGCGTCCCTTGCCATTTTTTACTTTGAGAATGGCTTTTTTTACGCTGGCATAGCCGGAGACGTCTTCCAGGCGAATATTGAGAGAGGGCACGTCAATTATGCCGTCTTCGGCATAACCTTCATAGGAAAAGTTGTCTAGATAAAAAAGCTTTTCAGGAGAAGGTGCCCTGCTTTTTAAACGAATGTCTTTTGCCTTTCCCGCAACAACAATCTCACAAAGGGTCTTTAAACCCCGGTTTTCAGGGAAAAGAGAAAGAAGCCTTTTGCGGATTTCAGTCCAGTCTCCGTTGGTGATGTGAAAATCAAAAGAGGTTTCTTTTTTGGTTTTTAAAAAGAATCCCGTGGCAGAGACCTCGGGATTTTTCATGGCAAGGTCTTTCAAGTCAAAACGGAAAAAGTCAGGGGCGTAAATTAATTTTCCCACAAAAGCAGAACAATCAAACAAAAGAGAAGGATTGTTTGCGTTTTTTACGAAACAAGGGGCGGTGCCGGTGAAGCCCACAAGCCATTTACCTTCTTCAAAATGATAAGAAAAATCAAGGTTAAGGTCAGTTTTAAAGGGGGCTAAAAAGGGTTTTTCTGCCAGGGGAGCAAGCCCTGAGATATCCAGGTGTTTTATCCTTATAAGCCCTTCAGCAAGTTCTTCTTTGGGCCAAAGCCTTAATGAAACCCAGAGTTTTTTAAGAGAGGGGTTAAGTGCTTTTGTTTCAAGTTCTAAAAAGTCTGGTTGAAGGGCAAGTTTTGCCGAGATGTCCGTAAGCACCGGAAGTTTTTGCCCTGGGGTGGCGAAAAAGATGCTTCCTTTTTCAATTTGGACTTCAAATGGTGGCAACTTGGGCAAAAGTTCACGGGCCTTTGCAAAGACAAGCTCAGGGGTAATAAGCGGAGGCGGCTTATTGCCCTTTATTTTTATAAATTCCGGGCGCATTAAAATGAACTTTTCCACTACGATTTTTTTGTGGAAAAGGGGCTTTAGTTCAAGGACAAGATCCCCCTCTTTAAGGGTAAAGATGTATTTAGGGGCTTTAATGGTTAGGTTCTTAATTTTTACCTTTGGCCTTGGGAGGAGATGGATTTTTGCTGTTTCTATGGAGACCTCTGCGTGGAGTTTTTGGGCAATGCGGTTTGCGATTCTTTCTTTAACAACGTTTAGGTTTACGAAGTAGGGTAGGCTAAAAATGGCTATGCCAATGAGAAAAATCAGGAGAAATAAGGTGATGCCAACGGCCGCGGCGAAGATTTTGAGCTTTTTTTTCATAGGAGTTTCTCAATTAGGATGGTCGGGGAGGACGGATTTGAACCGCCGACCCCCTGCTCCCAAGGCAGGTGCGCTGCCAGGCTGCGCCACTCCCCGAATTCATGCCAAAAATTAACCTCAAAGTATGTTTTGTGCAAGGCTTAACGTGTATTGTATTTGGCAAAGGCAAAGTTTGGTTTTAAATTACCCATCGTATGATAGAGCTCACTTTTAAACATCGCACGGTCCTGAAAACCAAAGAAAATAACGAAGAACGCCTGGAAGAAGTTATCCTTGAGAAACCTTACCGCATTTATCTTAA
Protein-coding regions in this window:
- a CDS encoding YhdP family protein, with the protein product MKKKLKIFAAAVGITLFLLIFLIGIAIFSLPYFVNLNVVKERIANRIAQKLHAEVSIETAKIHLLPRPKVKIKNLTIKAPKYIFTLKEGDLVLELKPLFHKKIVVEKFILMRPEFIKIKGNKPPPLITPELVFAKARELLPKLPPFEVQIEKGSIFFATPGQKLPVLTDISAKLALQPDFLELETKALNPSLKKLWVSLRLWPKEELAEGLIRIKHLDISGLAPLAEKPFLAPFKTDLNLDFSYHFEEGKWLVGFTGTAPCFVKNANNPSLLFDCSAFVGKLIYAPDFFRFDLKDLAMKNPEVSATGFFLKTKKETSFDFHITNGDWTEIRKRLLSLFPENRGLKTLCEIVVAGKAKDIRLKSRAPSPEKLFYLDNFSYEGYAEDGIIDVPSLNIRLEDVSGYASVKKAILKVKNGKGRFLKTRLSNVALELNLRKLKDHTSPLIFTGDFDTNFSDLMAFLYSLPLPDTIESELKILKGKGELSGEADIAGTLKQPDISFAFTPRNLFLEYRRFPLPATLNAGKISYARKKVSLSGVNIRFPQSVLTLSGSLDTSSKPYFLNLIEARGEIAISEIKKVLNMFPEEKELAARCPFEGYKIKLIYANYKGPLVKEALLKDLALKAETQNFSIVIDLLPAPLILKKTTFTYKNFTLSFEPTEAQILDAHFLGTGEISLKPFKIFLSGEGSSQREFVSWIYKRGKIPMTFFPKTPLKFNSLEFAFSPKKLSFSGSWQQDEKAHAKLSFWKHKDGFLLEASFYPYEDKGFYLKINKNNHWDLVLKGSIDHQGIEKFLAKNPFLLHYLKADFSAHINKRHLTESSFYGNLVLSRFRFPPPNQNIWIEELKLKAKGHKLNVENLEFDLNGSSFEGQGKIFFTRKFLNLEGSLYSPELEIEDLLRFYKQKKKDHQKSDIALIAQLDFTCDSVTYKNFEFSPIEGTIFTNPQKFQLVIKEGHICGISFYGDYEKRKSSQKLRLYFGKKEGHLEKTLFCLFHQKTFEGPFNLKGELLTSGKSKLFEKTSGEVSFSSKNGRIRKFGLLAKLFGILSPIDIFQGNLPDFEKEGMTYNSLNLKGKFEKDYLKVEALNLNAPGLRFFASGKIYFLDKKLSLTALVSPFKTFDTVVSNVPLVGWVLTGKSKMFVGVPLRITGKLNDPTIIPLDPTSLGTHFLGIIQRTFKLPVRILTPGK